In Thermoflexus sp., a genomic segment contains:
- a CDS encoding DUF971 domain-containing protein, producing the protein MPARVRIDSETRTVTVEWPDGFRRTFSWSRLRAACPCALCRAEAQQAQGDPLFLRPRPDDTLMDFAYVGNYAVRFFWGDGHSSGLYTWRYLRDLDSA; encoded by the coding sequence ATGCCCGCTCGGGTTCGGATCGATTCGGAAACCCGCACGGTGACCGTGGAGTGGCCAGATGGCTTCCGGCGAACCTTCTCCTGGTCCCGATTGCGGGCCGCCTGTCCCTGCGCCCTGTGCCGCGCGGAGGCCCAGCAGGCTCAGGGGGATCCCCTGTTTCTGCGCCCCCGGCCGGATGATACGCTGATGGATTTCGCCTACGTGGGAAATTACGCGGTGCGCTTCTTCTGGGGGGACGGCCATTCCTCCGGCCTGTATACCTGGCGCTATCTGCGCGATCTGGATTCAGCGTAG